In Bradyrhizobium guangxiense, the following are encoded in one genomic region:
- a CDS encoding NUDIX hydrolase has protein sequence MAKSSKLVAARRGKVLLVRRRSDGLWMFPGGRKRGRESAKDCLRREIREELPKLKLGRISLWKEVKARNKRSGRKMSDAIFIAKTAKGRLAIGDKKEIDRAAWQKPRGIRLTPTSRYIRDRLFPRKQKRR, from the coding sequence ATGGCGAAGTCTTCCAAGCTGGTTGCCGCAAGGCGCGGCAAGGTATTGTTGGTCAGACGCCGGTCGGACGGCCTGTGGATGTTTCCTGGCGGCCGCAAGCGTGGGCGCGAGTCCGCAAAGGACTGCCTGCGGCGCGAGATCAGGGAGGAGCTGCCCAAGCTGAAGCTCGGCAGGATCAGTCTCTGGAAGGAAGTGAAGGCGAGGAACAAGCGCTCCGGCCGCAAGATGAGCGATGCGATCTTCATTGCCAAGACAGCCAAGGGCAGGCTGGCAATTGGCGACAAGAAGGAGATCGACCGCGCCGCCTGGCAGAAGCCGCGCGGCATCCGCCTGACCCCGACCTCGCGCTACATCCGCGACCGCCTGTTTCCGAGGAAGCAAAAGCGCAGGTGA
- a CDS encoding formyltransferase family protein, whose amino-acid sequence MRITLVGSRHFGVTTLNMLREHSVSVVRVVVADAEDRLAATAKAAGIEVVVQANPKLVVASEIAPDTDLIITAHSHARIGKDALAAAKLGGIGYHPSLLPRHRGKAAVEWTIKEGDPIAGGTIYHLADRMDAGAIAAQDWCFVKKGETARELWERALAPLGLKLLADVIDYAKVHKALPAKIQDEQFATSAPSLS is encoded by the coding sequence ATGCGCATTACCCTCGTCGGCTCCCGCCATTTCGGCGTGACCACCCTGAACATGCTCCGGGAGCACAGCGTCTCGGTCGTCCGGGTCGTGGTGGCCGATGCCGAGGATCGCCTCGCCGCGACTGCCAAGGCGGCCGGCATCGAGGTCGTGGTGCAGGCCAATCCGAAGCTGGTGGTGGCCTCCGAGATTGCCCCCGATACCGATCTGATCATCACGGCGCACAGCCACGCCCGAATCGGCAAGGACGCGCTCGCCGCCGCCAAGCTTGGCGGGATCGGCTATCATCCCTCGCTGCTGCCGCGCCATCGCGGCAAGGCCGCCGTGGAATGGACCATCAAGGAAGGCGATCCGATCGCCGGCGGCACGATCTACCATCTCGCCGACCGCATGGACGCCGGCGCCATCGCCGCCCAGGATTGGTGCTTCGTCAAGAAAGGCGAGACGGCGCGGGAGCTCTGGGAGCGCGCGCTGGCGCCGCTTGGCCTCAAGCTGCTGGCCGACGTGATCGACTACGCCAAAGTCCACAAGGCGCTACCCGCCAAGATTCAGGACGAGCAGTTCGCGACCTCTGCGCCGAGCCTCTCGTAA
- a CDS encoding RidA family protein, whose product MQILQPAEWKKPRGFSHGVVVEGPGRWVVLAGQTGGDEAGNYAPDMAAQVAAALKRIIKLLGEAGAGPEHIVRLTWYLTSRSEYEAAGAGIGAAWKETLGRNFPPSTLLYIGGLVDERAKVEIEVTAFVPDA is encoded by the coding sequence ATGCAAATCTTGCAGCCGGCCGAATGGAAGAAACCGCGTGGCTTTTCTCATGGCGTCGTGGTCGAGGGACCGGGGCGCTGGGTAGTCCTGGCCGGCCAGACCGGCGGCGACGAGGCCGGCAACTACGCACCCGACATGGCGGCGCAGGTCGCAGCCGCGCTGAAGCGGATCATCAAGCTTCTCGGGGAGGCCGGCGCAGGTCCGGAGCACATCGTCCGTCTGACCTGGTACCTGACCAGCCGCAGCGAATACGAGGCGGCCGGCGCCGGCATCGGCGCGGCGTGGAAGGAAACGCTCGGACGCAATTTCCCGCCGTCGACGCTGCTCTATATCGGCGGCCTCGTGGACGAGCGGGCCAAGGTCGAGATCGAGGTCACCGCGTTCGTCCCGGACGCGTAA
- a CDS encoding AI-2E family transporter — protein MPVKSLRQLLTGEDVIQLVIRLGLLALLIIWTFLIIRPFVPILAWSGVLAVAFYPAFSWVAKAIGGRPKTAAAILTMVTLGIVIGPATWLGISAVDGVRELAHQLGTGDLALQAAPEQIKSWPLVGPWLYELWDQAYNNVRAVVREVAPYLQPLAGPLLSLAGDAGVGTLQFLVSVFVAGFLFPHGPRLVAAGRSFLFRIVPEQSEHFLSLAGATIRAVAQGVIGVAIVQALLAGIGFKLAAVPSAGLLAFIVLLLSIVQIGAFLVLLPVIIWIWTAKDLTTALLLTVFLVLVGFIDTMLKPLVMGRGLTTPTIVIFVGVIGGTLAHGIVGLFIGPIILSVAWEMMMAWIRTEDRAGTGKD, from the coding sequence GTGCCCGTGAAAAGTCTCCGTCAGCTCCTGACGGGAGAGGACGTCATCCAGCTCGTGATCCGGCTCGGTCTGCTCGCCCTGCTGATCATCTGGACCTTCCTGATCATCCGCCCGTTCGTGCCGATCCTGGCCTGGAGCGGCGTGCTCGCGGTTGCGTTCTACCCGGCCTTCAGCTGGGTCGCCAAAGCCATCGGTGGCCGGCCCAAGACCGCAGCAGCGATCCTGACCATGGTCACGCTCGGCATCGTCATCGGCCCGGCGACCTGGCTCGGCATCAGCGCGGTGGACGGCGTGCGCGAGCTGGCACATCAGCTCGGCACCGGCGATCTGGCGCTTCAGGCTGCGCCCGAGCAGATCAAGTCCTGGCCGCTCGTCGGCCCCTGGCTCTACGAGCTCTGGGATCAGGCCTACAATAACGTTCGCGCGGTGGTGCGTGAGGTGGCGCCGTATCTCCAGCCGCTGGCGGGCCCGCTGCTTTCGCTCGCGGGCGATGCCGGCGTCGGCACGCTGCAGTTTCTGGTTTCGGTGTTCGTGGCCGGCTTCCTGTTCCCACACGGGCCGCGGCTGGTCGCGGCCGGCCGCAGCTTCCTGTTTCGCATCGTGCCCGAGCAGAGCGAGCATTTCCTGTCGCTCGCAGGCGCGACCATTCGCGCCGTGGCGCAGGGCGTGATCGGCGTTGCGATCGTGCAGGCGCTGCTCGCCGGCATCGGCTTCAAGCTCGCCGCTGTGCCGAGCGCCGGTCTTCTCGCCTTTATAGTGCTGCTGCTCTCGATCGTGCAGATCGGTGCCTTCCTCGTGCTGCTGCCGGTGATCATCTGGATCTGGACCGCCAAGGACCTCACCACGGCACTGCTGCTCACCGTGTTTCTCGTCCTGGTTGGTTTCATCGACACCATGTTGAAGCCGCTCGTGATGGGACGTGGACTGACGACGCCGACCATCGTGATCTTCGTCGGCGTGATCGGCGGCACGCTTGCCCACGGCATCGTCGGCCTGTTCATCGGCCCGATCATCCTGTCGGTTGCCTGGGAGATGATGATGGCTTGGATCAGGACCGAGGACCGGGCAGGGACGGGCAAGGACTGA
- a CDS encoding caspase family protein, translated as MRYLTLLASLMCVALSVGAAKADRRVAFVVGNGSYKNVAQLPNPPIDAKAMASTLRNVGFEVIEGSNLSRDQMTEKLLDFGRKAQGSDIALFYYAGHGIAVSGTNYLLPVDADIKSEMDVKLGAAINIDLTLEQTMGDAKVKLVFLDACRDNPFAAKIKSNSATRSVNVQSGLAEMKSGEGTLIAFATGPGQTALDGQEGNNSPFTRALIDNITKPGVEIQQAMTAVRAQVNEETRKGQLPWGHTNLTGSVYLNQAPTAQVANAAPTASGVVPAAAGSSDGVELEYWRSVKESNKPEELNAYLSAYPNGQFKALALARLAAIKSGPSTATRTLNAGVDPATFTDEATQLTEDQIGLDKTQRRDVQRRLTGLGFDTKQTGVFSEETRAVLKRWQAARGYPSSGYLNKHQHKALLSEIVAAPATASDSSQKAARRASSTPAQSSAPAPAPQRSSPGDAAGAAFVGGVVGGMMGGMFRR; from the coding sequence ATGCGCTATCTCACCCTCCTCGCTTCGCTGATGTGCGTGGCGCTGTCGGTCGGTGCCGCGAAGGCTGACCGCCGCGTCGCCTTTGTTGTCGGCAACGGCTCCTACAAAAACGTCGCGCAACTGCCGAACCCGCCGATCGACGCCAAGGCGATGGCCTCGACGCTGCGCAATGTAGGCTTCGAGGTGATCGAAGGCTCCAATCTCAGCCGCGACCAGATGACCGAGAAGCTGCTCGACTTCGGCCGCAAGGCGCAGGGCTCCGATATCGCGCTGTTCTATTATGCCGGCCACGGCATCGCCGTGAGCGGCACCAACTACCTCCTGCCCGTCGACGCCGACATCAAGTCGGAGATGGACGTCAAGTTAGGGGCCGCCATCAACATCGACCTGACGCTCGAGCAGACCATGGGCGATGCCAAGGTCAAGCTCGTCTTCCTCGATGCATGCCGAGACAATCCGTTCGCCGCCAAGATCAAGTCGAACTCGGCGACCCGCAGCGTCAACGTCCAGAGCGGCCTCGCCGAGATGAAGTCCGGCGAAGGCACGCTGATCGCGTTCGCCACCGGCCCCGGCCAGACCGCGCTCGACGGCCAGGAGGGCAACAACAGCCCGTTTACGCGCGCCCTGATCGACAACATCACCAAGCCCGGCGTCGAGATCCAGCAGGCGATGACGGCGGTGCGCGCTCAGGTCAATGAAGAGACGCGCAAGGGCCAGCTGCCCTGGGGCCACACCAACCTGACGGGCTCCGTCTATCTCAATCAGGCTCCGACCGCCCAGGTCGCCAACGCGGCTCCGACCGCGTCCGGCGTCGTGCCGGCGGCGGCCGGAAGCTCGGACGGTGTCGAGCTCGAATACTGGCGCTCGGTGAAGGAGTCCAACAAGCCTGAGGAACTCAACGCCTATCTCTCCGCCTATCCGAATGGTCAGTTCAAGGCGCTGGCACTGGCACGCCTCGCGGCGATCAAGAGCGGCCCCTCGACTGCGACCCGCACGCTGAACGCCGGCGTCGATCCCGCAACCTTCACCGACGAGGCCACCCAGCTCACCGAGGACCAGATCGGCCTCGACAAGACCCAGCGGCGCGATGTGCAGCGCCGCCTCACCGGCCTTGGCTTCGACACCAAGCAGACCGGCGTGTTCAGCGAGGAGACCCGGGCCGTGCTGAAGCGCTGGCAGGCCGCGCGTGGTTACCCCTCATCGGGTTACCTCAACAAGCACCAGCACAAGGCCCTGCTCTCGGAGATCGTGGCTGCCCCGGCGACCGCGAGCGACAGCAGCCAGAAGGCCGCCCGGCGCGCCTCCAGCACCCCGGCTCAGAGCAGCGCGCCGGCTCCGGCGCCCCAGCGCAGCAGCCCGGGCGACGCGGCCGGTGCGGCCTTCGTCGGCGGTGTCGTCGGCGGCATGATGGGCGGCATGTTCCGCCGCTGA
- a CDS encoding acetoacetate--CoA ligase, which produces MTAPFVPQIALYRNWLAAQRGLSFADYEEMRQWSVRDLDGFWRSIWDYHDLQSPTPFQAVLTERKMPGAVWFPGAQVNYARQVFRHVEAADAAGLPAIVSSGEDGRITETSWRELRRKAAALALHLKDIGIKPGDRVAAYLPNIPETIIAFLASVSIGAVWSVCAPDMAAPAVIDRFKQIEPKVLIACDAVTYAGRRHDRRDVVAELRRSLPTVAHVILHGEAGADAASDALLSEITARTGDAIDRFEPMWLPFDHPLWIVYSSGTTGLPKPIVHGHGGIVIVVLALLGLHNDIGCSYHPNSFGERYHWYSSTGWIMWNSQVGGLLGGTTCCIFDGSPGGSKDKPDWSTLWRFVARSKATFFGAGAAFFANCAKAEVDLAAAGNLSRLRCLGSTGSPLSADTQAWFNDRFAALSKTNGSKAQADIWWANISGGTDFAGAFIGGNRELPQTPGAMQCRLLGAAVEAFSEQGRAVTGEVGELVCTEPMPSMPLYFWNDKDGTRYRASYFETYPDNFDGSGRGPVWRHGDWLKVNPDGSCIIYGRSDATINRHGLRMGTSELYSAIEALPEVLDSLVVDLEYLGRDSYMPLFVVLREGVALDGAMQAKINKAIEAGLSRRFLPNEIFAVAEIPRTLSGKKQELPIKKLLLGHPVEKVINKEAMANPACLDWYLAFARDYLARTAA; this is translated from the coding sequence ATGACCGCCCCATTCGTTCCCCAGATCGCCCTCTACCGCAATTGGCTCGCCGCGCAGCGCGGTCTCTCCTTCGCCGATTACGAGGAGATGCGGCAATGGTCGGTGCGTGATCTCGACGGTTTCTGGCGCAGCATCTGGGACTATCACGATCTGCAATCGCCGACGCCGTTCCAGGCCGTGCTCACCGAGCGCAAGATGCCAGGCGCGGTCTGGTTTCCGGGCGCACAAGTCAACTATGCCCGCCAGGTCTTCCGGCATGTCGAAGCGGCCGATGCCGCCGGCCTGCCTGCGATCGTCAGCAGCGGCGAGGACGGCAGGATCACGGAGACGAGCTGGCGCGAGCTGCGCCGCAAGGCGGCGGCACTGGCACTGCACCTGAAAGACATAGGCATCAAGCCGGGCGACCGCGTCGCGGCCTATCTGCCCAATATTCCCGAGACCATCATCGCGTTTCTCGCAAGCGTCAGCATCGGCGCGGTCTGGAGCGTCTGTGCGCCCGACATGGCCGCCCCCGCCGTGATCGACCGCTTCAAGCAGATCGAGCCGAAGGTGCTGATCGCCTGCGACGCCGTCACCTATGCCGGCCGGCGGCACGATCGGCGCGATGTGGTGGCCGAACTGCGGCGATCGCTGCCGACCGTCGCGCATGTCATCCTGCACGGTGAGGCCGGCGCGGATGCTGCGTCCGATGCCTTGCTCTCCGAGATCACGGCGCGAACCGGCGATGCGATCGACAGGTTCGAGCCGATGTGGCTGCCGTTCGATCACCCGCTCTGGATCGTCTATTCCAGCGGCACCACCGGCCTGCCGAAACCGATCGTGCACGGGCATGGCGGCATCGTCATCGTGGTGCTGGCACTGCTCGGGCTGCACAACGACATCGGCTGCTCCTATCACCCGAACTCGTTCGGCGAGAGATATCATTGGTACTCGTCGACCGGCTGGATCATGTGGAATTCGCAAGTCGGCGGTCTGCTCGGCGGCACCACCTGCTGCATCTTCGATGGCAGCCCCGGCGGCAGCAAGGACAAGCCGGACTGGTCCACGCTGTGGCGCTTCGTCGCGCGGTCGAAGGCGACCTTCTTCGGCGCAGGCGCGGCGTTCTTCGCCAACTGCGCCAAGGCCGAGGTCGACCTCGCCGCCGCCGGCAATCTGTCGCGGCTGCGCTGCCTCGGCTCGACCGGCTCCCCCCTCAGCGCCGACACACAAGCCTGGTTCAACGACCGCTTCGCGGCGCTGTCGAAGACGAACGGCAGCAAGGCGCAGGCCGACATCTGGTGGGCGAACATCTCCGGCGGCACCGATTTCGCAGGCGCCTTCATCGGCGGCAATCGCGAGCTGCCGCAGACGCCCGGCGCAATGCAGTGCCGCCTGCTCGGCGCGGCCGTCGAAGCCTTCAGCGAGCAGGGCCGCGCAGTCACCGGCGAGGTCGGCGAGCTCGTCTGCACCGAACCGATGCCGTCGATGCCGCTCTACTTCTGGAACGACAAGGACGGCACGCGCTATCGTGCCAGCTATTTCGAGACCTATCCGGACAATTTTGACGGCAGCGGCCGCGGCCCAGTGTGGCGGCACGGCGACTGGCTCAAGGTCAATCCGGATGGTTCCTGCATCATCTACGGCCGCAGCGATGCCACCATCAACCGCCACGGCCTGCGCATGGGCACCAGCGAGCTCTATTCCGCGATCGAGGCGCTGCCGGAGGTGCTCGATTCCCTCGTCGTCGATCTCGAATATCTCGGTCGCGACAGCTACATGCCGCTGTTCGTGGTGCTGCGCGAGGGCGTGGCGCTCGACGGCGCGATGCAGGCCAAGATCAACAAGGCGATCGAGGCCGGCCTGTCGCGCCGCTTTTTGCCGAACGAGATCTTCGCCGTTGCCGAGATCCCGCGCACACTCTCCGGCAAGAAGCAGGAGCTGCCGATCAAGAAGCTCTTGCTCGGCCATCCCGTCGAGAAGGTGATCAACAAGGAGGCTATGGCCAATCCCGCCTGCCTCGACTGGTATCTCGCCTTTGCGCGCGACTATCTGGCGCGGACCGCGGCGTGA
- a CDS encoding DMT family transporter encodes MSTTPSKTMAALWMTGWLSLMLVMAVAGRETTRELNVFEIMEIRSLAGFVLLAPIIYRAGGFRMLRTSRLQHHVARNLVHYVAQLGWFFALTLIPIGQVVAIEFTMPIWTAILAASFLSERITPWKIAAIVLGLVGVIVIVRPATGEINPGQLIALGAAMGFGVSMALVKSLTRTESALSILFWMLVVQSVAGFVPTLLVWTWPSAYAWAWVGVIAVCGTFSHYCLASAMRYADATIVVPMDFLRVPLTAIAGWLLYAERLDGWTVLGAALILCGNLLNLKPAPAVPARAQ; translated from the coding sequence ATGAGCACGACACCGTCCAAAACGATGGCTGCGCTGTGGATGACCGGCTGGCTGTCGCTCATGCTGGTCATGGCGGTGGCCGGACGTGAGACCACACGCGAGCTCAACGTCTTCGAGATCATGGAGATCCGTTCGCTGGCGGGCTTCGTCCTGCTGGCGCCGATCATCTATCGCGCCGGCGGCTTCAGGATGCTCAGGACATCGCGCCTGCAACACCACGTCGCGCGCAACCTCGTGCACTATGTTGCCCAGCTCGGCTGGTTCTTTGCGCTGACGCTGATTCCGATCGGCCAAGTCGTAGCGATCGAGTTCACCATGCCGATCTGGACCGCGATCCTCGCGGCGAGTTTCCTCTCCGAGCGCATAACGCCGTGGAAGATCGCCGCCATCGTGCTCGGCCTCGTCGGCGTGATCGTGATCGTGCGGCCGGCCACTGGCGAGATCAATCCGGGCCAGCTCATCGCGCTCGGGGCCGCGATGGGATTTGGCGTGTCGATGGCGCTGGTGAAATCGCTGACCCGCACGGAAAGCGCGCTATCGATCCTGTTCTGGATGCTGGTGGTGCAGTCGGTCGCAGGCTTCGTGCCGACGCTGCTGGTCTGGACCTGGCCGTCGGCCTATGCCTGGGCCTGGGTCGGCGTGATCGCCGTCTGCGGCACCTTCTCACACTACTGCCTCGCAAGCGCGATGCGCTATGCCGATGCGACGATCGTGGTTCCCATGGACTTCCTGCGGGTTCCATTGACTGCGATTGCCGGCTGGCTGCTCTACGCCGAGCGCCTCGACGGCTGGACCGTGCTGGGCGCGGCGCTGATCCTGTGCGGCAATCTCTTGAATCTGAAGCCTGCGCCGGCGGTTCCTGCCCGCGCGCAGTGA